One Aegilops tauschii subsp. strangulata cultivar AL8/78 chromosome 7, Aet v6.0, whole genome shotgun sequence genomic window carries:
- the LOC109732175 gene encoding peroxidase-like has protein sequence MICFVSEDEQSAQVAIYKHDFTNTREPNQTTALYIDLPEKRGPLYISSYVLPFSSTTNLPGPGSSLATLITMFGNKGLSPRDMTALSGAHTVGQVRCTTFRDRIYNDANINASFAALRQQTCPQSSGGGDGTLAPVDAATPDKFDNYYYQNLMSRQGLFHSDQELFNGGSQDALVKKYRGNAGMFAADFAKAMGRMGSLMPSADTPREVRLDCKKVNWTTNLC, from the exons ATGATCTGTTTTGTCTCGGAAGATGAGCAGAGCGCCCAAGTTGCAATTTACAAACATGATTTCACCAACACGCGCGAACCGAACCAAACCACAGCGCTCTACATCGATCTG CCGGAGAAACGCGGACCGCTATACATATCCTCCTACGTGCTTCCCTTCTCATCAACCACCAACCTGCCGGGGCCGGGGTCCAGCCTCGCCACCCTCATAACCATGTTCGGCAACAAGGGGCTGTCGCCGCGGGACATGACGGCGCTGTCCGGCGCGCACACCGTCGGGCAGGTCCGGTGCACCACCTTCCGCGACCGCATCTACAACGACGCCAACATCAACGCCTCGTTCGCGGCGCTCCGGCAGCAGACGTGCCCGCAGTcatccggcggcggcgacggcacgCTCGCGCCCGTCGACGCGGCGACGCCGGACAAGTTCGACAACTACTACTACCAAAACCTCATGAGCAGGCAGGGCCTTTTCCACTCCGACCAAGAGCTGTTCAACGGCGGGTCGCAGGATGCGCTGGTGAAGAAGTACAGAGGTAATGCTGGCATGTTCGCCGCCGACTTCGCCAAGGCGATGGGGAGGATGGGCAGCCTCATGCCGTCTGCAGACACGCCCAGGGAGGTCAGGTTGGACTGCAAGAAGGTCAACTGGACGACGAATCTTTGCTGA